The Cellulophaga lytica DSM 7489 nucleotide sequence AAAAAGATTATCTAATAATGAGTGTTACTGCAGAATCAGTATGGAATAATTGTTTATCTTTCATCAAGGATAACATACAACCCCAAGCATTCAAAACCTGGTTTGAACCTATAAAGCCAATTAAACTATCAGATAACTCTTTAAGTGTTCAGGTACCGAGTAAATTCTTTTACGAGTGGCTTGAAGAACACTATGTTAAACTACTAAAAGTTTCTCTTACAAAGGAATTAGGAGAAAATGCAAAGCTAGTTTACATTATTAGAATGGAAAACACTTACGGAAACAGAGAACCGTTTACCGAGAAAATACCAAGCTCTAACAGAACCACAGTTTCTCCTCAAGAATTAGATGTACCTATTAAATCTAAAAATCCTGAGTTAAGAAACCCTTTTGTAATTCCTGGTATTAGAAATATTAAAATAGAATCTCAACTAAACCCTAACTATAATTTTGATAACTTTTTAGAAGGTGACTCTAATAGGCTTGCAAGATCTGCTGGTATGGCAGTAGCTAACAAACCTGGAGGAACATCTTTTAACCCATTATTAATTTTTGGTGGTGTTGGTTTAGGCAAAACTCACCTTGCACACGCAATTGGTGTAGAGATAAAAGATAAATACCCAGAAAGGACTGTTTTATACATTTCTGCTGAAAAATTCACACAACAATATATAGAGTCTGTTAAAAAGAATACTAGAAATGATTTTATTCATTTTTACCAATTAATAGATATTTTAATTATTGATGATGTTCAGTTTTTATCTGGAAAATCTGGTACGCAAGATGTTTTCTTTCATATTTTTAACCATTTACACCAAAATGGAAAACAGG carries:
- the dnaA gene encoding chromosomal replication initiator protein DnaA; the protein is MSVTAESVWNNCLSFIKDNIQPQAFKTWFEPIKPIKLSDNSLSVQVPSKFFYEWLEEHYVKLLKVSLTKELGENAKLVYIIRMENTYGNREPFTEKIPSSNRTTVSPQELDVPIKSKNPELRNPFVIPGIRNIKIESQLNPNYNFDNFLEGDSNRLARSAGMAVANKPGGTSFNPLLIFGGVGLGKTHLAHAIGVEIKDKYPERTVLYISAEKFTQQYIESVKKNTRNDFIHFYQLIDILIIDDVQFLSGKSGTQDVFFHIFNHLHQNGKQVILTSDKAPVDMQDIEQRLLSRFKWGLSAELQTPDYETRVSILKNKLYRDGVEMPEEIIDYVAKNIKSNIRELEGAVISLIAQSSFNKKEITIELAQQIVEKFVKNTKREVSIDYIQKVVSDYFEMDVSTLQSKTRKRHIVQARQLAMFFAKRFTKASLASIGSQIGKRDHATVLHACKTVDNLAETDKQFRKYIEDLTKKFS